A single genomic interval of Equus quagga isolate Etosha38 chromosome 19, UCLA_HA_Equagga_1.0, whole genome shotgun sequence harbors:
- the LGALS2 gene encoding galectin-2, with protein MPGKFEMMNMDMKLGTTLKIKGKIANDAEGFAINLGQGADKLNLHFNPRFCESTIVCNSRDGDSWGKEQRENHICFSPGSEVKFIVTFESDGFKVKLPDGHLLTFPNRLGHSHLSYLSVQGGFSVCSFKLQ; from the exons GGGAAATTTGAGATGATGAACATGGACATGAAGTTGGGGACAACCCTGAAGATCAAGGGCAAGATCGCCAACGACGCCGAAGG CTTTGCGATTAATCTGGGCCAGGGGGCGGATAAGCTGAATCTGCATTTCAACCCACGCTTCTGTGAATCCACTATCGTCTGCAACTCACGGGATGGCGACAGCTGGGGGAAGGAGCAACGGGAAAATCACATATGCTTCAGCCCAGGGTCAGAGGTCAAG TTCATCGTGACCTTTGAGAGCGATGGATTCAAGGTGAAGCTGCCAGACGGGCACCTGCTGACCTTTCCCAACAGGCTGGGCCACAGCCACCTGAGCTACCTGAGCGTGCAGGGCGGCTTCAGCGTCTGCTCCTTCAAGCTCCAATGA
- the CDC42EP1 gene encoding cdc42 effector protein 1, whose product MPGPQGAGGAPIMSLGKLSPVGWVSSSQGKRRLTADMISPPLGDFRHTMHVGRGGDVFGDTSFLSNHGGSSRGNHRSPRSFLAKKLQQVRRVGAPPRRMASPPAPSPAPPAVSPIIKNAISLPQLNQAAYDSLVVGKLSFDRSPASSTDGCSGYGPDSGFCTISRLSRSEKPRDRDHESSFPPEPELRRSDSLLSFRLDLDLGPSLLSELLGAMSLSDASAAEAPAPAPALATNPSATATSPLAPATGPPAPATSPPPRGHCPNGVTTGLGPLAEGRASLVGEHPLPPADMAPGRQWGAGWGGSHHYTATNARQELVGVLPQTRASWESMDDEWGAPRAGSRAPVPSTVQANTFEFADAEEDDEVKV is encoded by the exons ATGCCGGGCCCCCAGGGGGCCGGAGGAGCCCCCATCATGAGCCTTGGCAAGCTCTCACCAGTGGGCTGGGTGTCCAGCTCGCAGGGGAAGAGGCGGCTGACTGCAGACATGATCAGCCCCCCGCTTGGGGACTTCCGCCACACCATGCACGTGGGCCGCGGCGGGGACGTCTTTGGCGACACCTCCTTCCTCAGCAACCACGGTGGCAGTTCCAGGGGCAACCACCGCTCACCCCGCAGCTTTCTGGCCAAGAAGCTGCAGCAGGTGCGCAGGGTGGGGGCGCCACCCCGGCGGATGGCTTCGCCGCCCGCGCCCTCGCCCGCGCCACCTGCCGTCTCCCCCATCATCAAGAACGCCATCTCCCTGCCCCAGCTCAACCAGGCCGCCTACGACAGCCTCGTGGTGGGCAAGCTCAGCTTCGACCGCAGCCCTGCCAGCTCCACGGACGGCTGCTCCGGTTACG GCCCAGACTCTGGGTTTTGCACCATCTCCCGCCTGTCTCGCTCGGAGAAGCCTCGTGACCGAGACCATGAGAGCTCCTTCCCCCCTGAGCCCGAGCTTCGCCGCTCTGACTCCCTCCTGTCCTTTCGCCTGGACCTCGACCTCGGGCCCTCTCTCCTCAGCGAGCTGCTGGGGGCCATGAGCCTCTCCGACGCCTCTGCAGcagaggccccagccccagccccagcccttgcCACAAATCCATCAGCCACTGCTACAAGCCCCCTGGCCCCTGCCACaggccccccagcccctgccacaaGCCCCCCACCCCGTGGACACTGCCCCAATGGGGTAACCACTGGGTTGGGCCCGCTGGCTGAggggagggccagcctggtaggAGAACATCCCCTCCCACCTGCTGACATGGCTCCCGGCAGGCAGTGGGGAGCAGGCTGGGGGGGCAGCCACCACTACACTGCGACGAATGCTAGGCAGGAGCTGGTGGGGGTGCTGCCCCAGACTCGGGCCTCTTGGGAGAGCATGGATGACGAGTGGGGAGCCCCCCGGGCAGGCAGCAGGGCCCCCGTGCCCAGCACAGTGCAAGCAAACACCTTCGAGTTTGCCGATGCTGAGGAGGACGATGAAGTCAAGGTGTGA